In Leishmania donovani BPK282A1 complete genome, chromosome 28, the genomic stretch CAGAGACGGCCATTgcacaccctcctccccatgCCGCCTCTTCTACTCGTTTTACTCTACGCGCGCGTAACATCGGGCGGCCACGTGTATGCTGACATGTCTTGTCTGTCCTCCTCGCGTCACGCTTGAGCTTTCCTTGCCCTGTGTCACCTCTTCGTTTCTTTGGCTGGTCATGGAGGCCATCGAGCTGGCCATGCCAACTAAAAGCGTGAAGCACGCCCATCCTGTACTTCATTTTTGCCAGAGAAGCATAgtgccggcgtcgtcgtcatgGCGTTGTTCTCCGGCGTGTCTTTCAAGGTGGCGACGTGGCGGCTTTCCCATGACGCCTCTCCGAAGCTGCCGCACACCAACGACTTTTTCCAGGTTGGACGACACACACGACATGCTGCTCTGTTAGCtgccctcctcggcctccctctttttcttacCCTCTTCCTCAGCAGGTGACTCCTTCGATCTTGGAGTCCTGCAACCGGATTGACGGCAATGCTTGATGATCTGAACTTCTCTcccgcaccccccccctcgacATCCATATCTATTCTGCTCCACGCGCATGGGCCCTACCTCCCTGCCTTACCCTCCGCCGCCCCGGTGTTGACTACAGTGGTGTCCGTTATACGTCCTCCACGCGCTACGGTCATTTTCTTAAGCCCTGACTGTAGAGACGCTGCACGTTGAGGCCGGATGGCAGCCCTTTTTCAAGTCACGGCACGCCGGGTCAGCACCCCGGCTGGCATCGCACCATGCCAGCTGGGGGAGTCCCCCACCTGGGACGAGGCGCACCAAGCTCTGTGGTGGGTCGACATCCTTGGCGAGGCCCTGTACGTTGGCCAGCCGGCGCCAGGCAGCATGTGTGATTTCGACCGCGtcgccgtgctgccgctaCCCGGGCACCGCCCTGGGTTCATCGTGCACACCGCTCCAGGAGATGCCTCTGGCACGGGAAAGCCAGGggcgcacagcgccgctCCGTACCATGCCGTGTGGGGCTCGCAGAAGGGGCTGTACTACACCTCATATTCTACAACTTTGCCGTGGCGCATCTCGGGACAGACGTGCCGGCCGCCCAAGCTGCGCGCCTTGACGCCGGTATCGCACTATCAGATAGCCCGCTTTCCTCAGTCGCTTTTTCAACTACAGGGGGGCCGTGTCTACCGCTTCAACGACGGCAAAGTCGGGCCGGACAACTCTCTTTGGTGCGGTGGCATCATGGAGCGCACAGACAGCTTTCCTAGGCGCGACCTGGGGTGTGGCTCCCTGATGCGGTGGGTCGCCGAAAGCCCCGCAAAGGCattgtcctcctcctcgccctctgTCACGAGTAATGGCTTTTCGGTTGAGGTGCCTAACGTGACCGTGTCGAACGGGATAGGGTGGTCCCCGGCTGGGGATGTCTTGTACCACGTTGACACGCCTGCCGCCGTGATTCGTGCATACCCGTACCAAGCTGTGCCCCCTGCGGACGGTCCCGAAAggggccaccaccacgaagGCAGGACAAGGGATGCGGGGTACGTGTACTGGGCGCTGCCCAGTTCCCTGAGAGAGCGGGGTGCCACGCTTGACGGGCTGTGCGTGGACGCGTCGGGGGCGGTgtgggtggcgctggcgggcatcggcgaggtggtgcgcCTGCAGGACCGCAATGTCGGCGCCACAGTTGCTGAGCGGATTGCTATTACGGGCGTTGTCAAGCTGCCGGAGGTAGCACTGTGCACGAGCTGCTGTTTTGGCGACGCCGACCTCACCACGCTCTACATCACCACCGCGCGTGGCACctcgaaggaggcggcggcgtcctgCAAGCAGGAGGGCGCAGGATGGATTTATGCGGCAAACATGAAAGGAATTGCGAAGGGCATGCCTGCCTCGCGGCTACGCCTGCCCGAGTCCAGTCTCTCATCCCTGCAACAGCATCACCTGTAGCGCGTGTATGGGGCTGCGCGCATGCAGCCGTCGTTTCtccacacaggcacgcgtgCCTTCCCCCGTCATGCTTGTTTCGTGATGGGCACATGTCGAATGCCAACTGTACTTCTatgctctctccctctatTTGGATGACGCTCGCACAGTGGTGCGTGGCCGTAGCTCAAGTCCACAAGAAGAGTTCACTGaacacaagcacgcacgtaTCGCCAAGCTCCGAACTGTGACGAAGGGAGGCGCTGTCATGGTCGTTTCCGTGAAGGCTCACAGACTTTCACAGAGGGTGATTTCGTCTCAACTGTGCTCTCAAGGAATGCATGAGAGAAGAAATCGAGGTAGCGTTGCGTTAAGCctctcacccacccacccacccccgccgATTGCGCGCTAATCTGTAAGCAAAGAGAAGGGCTGCGTAGATGGTGATCCGCGCGCGTGCTATTGAGATGGCGATGCGCATCACAGTTGTGCTTCCGTCTGTTTCGAGTAtttcctttcttctttccTCCCCTCGTTGCCCTTTGCCTACCACgaccactaccaccaccacacatgGACCTTGATGCTTGCGCGTCCACACGTGCCGTACATCGCTcgtgcccccctcccctcttggGCCCTCCCTGGTCACTTCGCGCAGGTGCCCTCATCTTTGACCTCTAAAGCAAGTGCGCctgctccccctctccccttgtGCTCATCCCCTCATCCTTTCCGTTTGGatttcgcgtgtgtgtgtgtgtgttggaggtgcgtgtgcgttttgGCGCTTTTGTTTCGCGCGTGCCCACCCCCTAACTGGCTGTGTGTTCCGGTTCCTCGAtcatcgccgcagcgcgtcgtctctctctctctctctttctcgtctcTTGTTTGCTGTCCTTGACTCCTTTTTTCATCTTCCTCGCCCCTTCCAcgccttcttcttgtcgAGTTCAGCGCCAGATCATTGGGGCCCTTCGTTTCCCAAGTTTTCAGCAAGTACTGTTGTGAAGGGTGACAAAAGGCGAACGACGGAAACAGCTGAACGGGGTCGTGTTAGACTCAAACaaaaaggcagagagagaacaagagacagagcaccgccgcgcctcAGAGGCAACGGGTCAAAAGGGGAACCAGTAAACAACACACAGCGGAATGCCAGGTGCGCACTTACGTGCTAAGTCGCGTTGGTAGTCTCcggtgtgtgcttgtgtgatTCTCAGCCgcccgcttctctctcccctccctcgcgcACGTTCTTTCTTGGCTTCTctacctccctcctctctttctccttttgTTTcggctttcttttccttATTGTAGTAGAGGTCGTTTCTCAGCCACTTCTCTCGGGTCTtatgcgcagcagcacacacgtccacacgcacacacctctctcctcctcccccctccccctccctctttctctctccgcaagcaaaaacaaaagtAAGCGTAAAGGCAACAAAAGGAAGGACGGAAAGACGGAAGAGGTGCACCACCCCGTTCACAGCGCACTCAGCAACGAACGGAAGAACAAAACAGCCGAGCCGCTCGTGCACTGTGCGCTAACCGCTGTCGCCTCTCTGCGTCTTGTAGCcggcaagagagaggcagcgacgacactCCCCACACGTTTATATCTGGCCTCGTCGGCTAGTCcccaaccccctccctcgttcGACTGTAGCCATGTCTTTCCTCTACATTGTCGCCACGGTGCTGTTCGCCCTGGCGGGCTATTTCTACTTCCAGCTGAACCGGCAGGCTTCCGGACGCTATGGCGCTGTGTCTGCCACCACCAATTCCAATGGCAAGAAGGTGCCTGGCgtgagcgacgccgctgccagcggcagTAACGCAGTTGCGAAGGATCAGCAGGAGGTCACTGTCCTGTTTGGATCGCAGACGGGCACGGCCGAGATGTTTGCCAAGACGCTGACCCGCGAGGGTACGAAGCTCGGCGTGCCTATCAAGGTGTGCGACCTCGACTGCTACGAGGCGTACAACATGGAGTGCGAGCGCCTGGTCATTCTAATCTGCGCCACCTACGGCGAGGGTGAGCCGACCGACACAATGAAGAACTTCCACGACTGGATGATGGACGAGTGCCGCTCGCCAGgggaggagctggcgaaTGTCAAGTACGCGGTGTTCGGCCTGGGTGATCGTCAGTACAAGTACTTCTGCGAGGAGGGTATCGTCATGGATAGCCGCTTCGAGGAGCTCGGGGCGCAGCGCATCTTTGGCCTTGGCTGCGGCGACTCGGGCAACGgacagctggaggagcagttCGATGAGTGGTGCAAGGACCTCTGGCCCGCTGTCGGGCGTGCGCTGAACATCACTATCAAGGAGAACTCGGAAGAACCCGTGGAGCCACAGTGCCGAGTCAAGTACtgggaggaggccgaggaaCCGCTCGCGTTCCCCAAAACGGCTTCCGTGCTGGAGCCGACGCAACGCCTGCCGGTGTGGGTGCCCATCATCCGCAacgaagagctgctgcgcaatgCCGAGGGGCGCAGCACCCGCGCCATCGATTTCAGCATCAGCGACACCATCATCTCCTACCAAGCCGGCGATCACCTCGGCATCCTGCCGTGCAACCCGGACGAGCTTGTCTCGCAGTACCTGCAGTCCCTCGGCATCTCAGACGAGGAGGCCGGCCGCGTCTTTTCCCTGCAGGACAAAAAGACCCTCAAGAACGTCCTCCCAGCTCGTGTGTCGATGCGCACGGCGCTCAAGTGGTACATCGACCTCACCGGGCCCCCGAAGAAATCGACGTTGCGTGCCTTTGCTCATTGCTGCACCGACCCCGTCCAGaaagaggagctgctgcgcattcTACGCGTGAACCAGGACGCACAGAAGGAGTTCGCGAAACTATGCGGTAAGCTGCGCACCATGCTAGGCTTCCTGCGCAAGTTCAACTCTGCCAAGGTGCCGCTGTCCTTTTTCCTCGAGCTCATGCCGCGCATCGCGCCCCGCTACTACTCTATCTCCTCCGACCTCCTTGCCACGCCGACCTTGGTGGGGACGACGGTCGGCATTGTCGATGGTGGACTGTGCACGAACATGCTTGCCAGGATGCAGGTGGGCGACAAGGTGCCCGTGTTTGTGCGTAAGTCCAACTTCCACCTCCCGATGCGGCACAAGGAGCGGCCGGTGGTAATGAttggcgccggcaccggtgTGGCGCCATTCATTGGTTTCATTGCACGCCGTGGGGTCTGGAAGCAGAAAGGTACTGAACTCGGCAAGTCTATCCTCTTCTTTGGCTGCCGCCGGCATGACGAGGATCACATCTTCGAGGACTACTGCACGGAGGCACTCCACGAAGGGGTCCTGTCGGCGCTGGTGACCGCGTACAGTCGCGAC encodes the following:
- a CDS encoding p450 reductase, putative; the protein is MSFLYIVATVLFALAGYFYFQLNRQASGRYGAVSATTNSNGKKVPGVSDAAASGSNAVAKDQQEVTVLFGSQTGTAEMFAKTLTREGTKLGVPIKVCDLDCYEAYNMECERLVILICATYGEGEPTDTMKNFHDWMMDECRSPGEELANVKYAVFGLGDRQYKYFCEEGIVMDSRFEELGAQRIFGLGCGDSGNGQLEEQFDEWCKDLWPAVGRALNITIKENSEEPVEPQCRVKYWEEAEEPLAFPKTASVLEPTQRLPVWVPIIRNEELLRNAEGRSTRAIDFSISDTIISYQAGDHLGILPCNPDELVSQYLQSLGISDEEAGRVFSLQDKKTLKNVLPARVSMRTALKWYIDLTGPPKKSTLRAFAHCCTDPVQKEELLRILRVNQDAQKEFAKLCGKLRTMLGFLRKFNSAKVPLSFFLELMPRIAPRYYSISSDLLATPTLVGTTVGIVDGGLCTNMLARMQVGDKVPVFVRKSNFHLPMRHKERPVVMIGAGTGVAPFIGFIARRGVWKQKGTELGKSILFFGCRRHDEDHIFEDYCTEALHEGVLSALVTAYSRDQAHKVYVQHRLRERGAEIWEMLVSGANVYICGDARRMAKDVEAELKRIVEVEGKMPREAATEYMNVMEKEGRYLKDVWSSTL